gtaacaaaaacaacaatcgaACTTAGCAAGCTCGTGTATTCCAGGGTTCAGCATTAAGTAAAAGCTACATATTAATACACCATCCTTATGTCGATGTTAAGAAAAGAAGTATAAGAGCTCTCTTCAATATGACATAGTAAATTGACAAGCACAGCTGAAACCTTCAGATCAATCAGGATTTTTAACATGCAACCATTAAGAGATAGGATATGCTGAGTTGCTAATTCCGCCTATTTCTAATTCACATGCTCAAATAGTAAGTAAGAGAGGATGATGAGCAAAACTGAGTTGCCACAATGTACATACCCAGATGGAAGCCCATCCAACTCGCACCTCTGAATCATAACCAGCTTTCATTTTGTAATTTTTACCAATCGTATGCTTATAAACAGCATTCCATTCATCAGTGTCAAAGTTAAAATGATAGCTGAAAGGAAGGGAGAAATCAGCACAGAAAGATTCACTGGAGAATAAGGTAACTTTGAAAAGACAGATAAGGTGCATGTCCAACACAAATTCTTGCAGAATGTATTTCATAGTTCGGTTAAAGATTTACTTTAGCAACATGATGGTCAAGTCCTCGTGACCTTATAAACTGGAACTGTGTGTCAAATAATTGTACGAAAAAGACCAACCAAAGCAAATCTGAGTATCTGAgacataattaattaattatgccAAAAGTTAAGAGCAGTTATCGCAATAGCCTCCACTGCTCTGTACCAATAAAGGCACACAGAACATGTTTCATTTTGCAGTATTAAGATTCACGAGTACCCTGCTGTCCAGGTCATCTTGTTAACACCGGAGCTCCTGAAGGTAGGATTATGAACATGCTTGGTAATTGCAGAATCTTGATGGATGTTGCACACAGAATTACATAAGAGCCGTGGAGAACTCAATTTACACATGTATTATTAAGAGAAACTTGGTGGATTCAAGACTAGACACATTAATACTGTGGAGATTTTGGGAGAAGAAATGGCCGGTGGATACATATGTTAATGAGCAGAGCAACAAAGATAGTATGCTGACCTTAACTTATCAGAAGAACCAAAACGCCTTTTGAAGTCTAGGGATACTGCATTCGAAGGCAAGGAGACGCTGGGAACTAAAGTTAATTCATTGTCCTGCCATAGAAAATCGACAAAACAAATCAGATAAACAGAAGGTCTGAAAACCGAACAAATACAACATTAGACATAAGTCACCTTATAGCAATATCTTAGATTCAAATCATTTTCATTGTATTGAGCAGTAAGAATGCCGTCTAAAAAATCCGTTTTCGCAATCCCATAGACTGACAACATTTTTTGGTCTTCTTCATTTGTCCTCTCTTCCACTGAAACTTGACCAATTGGAAAGTGCAGTGTTGCTCTTGGCTGCACAGGTATCAGGGTTAACTAAACATTTGACAGAGTTTCATTACAAATTCTAGGAAATATGCATGGATTCTTGTTGCTAAGAACATATGTCTACAGTTCACAAACATCTTTCAGCATTAGGACACATGGTCTACTGAATATAAACAACAAATATAGAAATGAAACATATGGCACATGATTTCATATAAAACCTTTAAAAACAGTATACGACAGCTTAGTGCTTTCAACACAATAGCTAATGTTTAAAGTCTGAAATAGCACCTAAAGGAGCTACGATCTGGATATAGGTGGCCTCAAATATCGTGCAGACTCTACTGCATACAGGAGTAAAACAACAGAGTACAGTTGTAAGCTGTAAGTTACTAAACAACATGGACTTTCCGACCAACTTTTGCAAACATTTTAAGAGTATTCAATCTTTTCAATATAATAGCAAATTACACTCCTTCATCTCAAGTGGCATAAATAATTTCCGAGTAATAAAGGAGTGACGACTATAATACGTTTTGTGCTAACAATGATCAAATTTGTATTTTAAGGTAGAAAATGAACCTTGTTGGGATTCCTCAACACCACAATACATTTATTCTAATCAATGAAACATAGAAAAAGGAGACATGAATGTATGTACTCACCAAACCATTGTAAGGCACcaaagatgatatctcgagtctaTAAGACGGGTCACCCAACCTAGTTATTACTGAAACTTCTCCTTCTTGCTCCTGAGAATAAAACAGGATGCCATtatagaaagaaagaaagaagtatGTAGGTACCAGTAGCAGAACAAACTCAGGAGACTAAAGGTGTGAAACTTTATCAGTGAGTGAAAAGAATATATAAATAGACTTTCCATCGACAAAAGCGACAAAAACGAACACATAAACACACAGACATCACATGTCCTTCAACGCGAATTGAGTGACAAACCAACGTTGACATGGAGATGCAATTGGAACCTTGACATCGTGCGAGGCGCGAAGCTGGACGGCGCCACCGGGGAGCGAAGCGTTACCACGGAGCAGCGCGTTGCGGCCCTCGACGTCATACATCgcggagaagtgcttggtaacGAACGACAGCACCGGCGCCCCGAAGAGCTGCCGCGGGTCCTCTCCGTGGCCCTGCTGGTCGCTCTGGAATGACAGCCGCAGCTTGGCGAGACCCCCCGCGAGCTTGCAGGACACCTTGTGCGCAAACAAGGCCTCCTCGCTGTCGTACTCCGTGGTCACCCGCAGCCCCGGCCTCCTGTACCGCTGCGCTGGAGCCACCACCGTCGGCTCCGGGGGCGGGGGTGGTGGgggaggcggaggagggggcggcgggggAGGGGAAGGGGGCGGGCAGAGGAAGGTGAGGGGGCAGCGGAGCCATGGAGGCAGATTGAAAGGGTTAGGGTTCTTGGGGGTGGACGGGGAGGAGgaagtggtggcggtggcggcggccatGGGCGGAGGAAGCGAGGGAAGCGGCGGGGTGAGCGGTGTGAAGAATCGAATGGAGGAAGAGGGAAGTGGGAAACTTGTGGGGCCTGGGGTGCGGACTGCGGGACTGCGGAGGGCTTGGGACTTGAGAATGGGAATGAGTTAAATGCATTGGCGGTCCTATTCTTTTTCAGAAGTCTTATTTGGGTCCTAATTTTTTGTTATTTGGAATTGATATTTTTTCTTAAAATTCAGCTTTGCTTTAAAAAAGGCAAGTCAAACGGGGTAGCTTCACGATATGTCACTCCATAAAAAAATAGAATTTGAGATAGAACTTCAAAGTTTTTATGAAGCTCCTTAGAGGATGCTTTAAAAAACTCtagaagctggagttggggggaaattacccaccactgccacgaGTAAGTGGATACCTCTTCATTTCTTTTCcctcaaccaatcaaatagattcTTTCCACCAGATTTTCTATTTTTGAAGTTGAAGCTAGATggaagccaaacattctcttaATAGTGTTATAACTTCTGTATGAAACTGCTTCAAAGTGAATTTGATGAAGTGAAGCTGGTTTTGATGAATTGAAacagtcccaaacaggcccttaGTTCTAATTGTTTCTAAAGTTGTTCACTCCAGGTCCTAAACTCGTCTCCAGCGACTTTGGTCAGCGCTGACCAGCGCCACATCGACAGTGGGCCCGAGGAGGCAACCCGGCTGGACGTGCAAGTTTGCAAATGCCCCCACCCCTTTCCTTGTCCTCATTTCTTGGTCCTCGGTTCCATCCCAATCCTCTCTCGCATTTCtgacggcggccggcggcggaggcgTTGCTACGGCGACCAGGGGCATTGATCGGGGGCGCTAGTCGGGAGGCGGCGTCCGCTAGGATGGCGCCAGAGCTGCGGCGACCCGGCGATCCTCCTCCGCGGTATGGTAAGGatccctaaccctaatcttctccgttcttgtttgttcttctccgtTCTTGTCTGTTCTTCTTCGTTTTGCTCTGTATGCATCTATTTTTTTATTCTTCAATTCATGATTAGCTACTATTATTTTTCTAAACGACGGTAGATTTTGACTATCATATTTTACTTAGGACCACTTGAGGAGGTTTTCATCGTAGAGATCAACTATGGGGGCTTTTTTACGAATTTGGCGCGTCAAAGACGTATGTTGATGGGAAAGTTGCTCGAATTGATGTGTGCGAAGcagacacttggtctcctttgtgGCTCACCGATTTATATGAGTCGGCTAGGTTATGCTGCTCCAGGAAATTACAACTTGTATTGCTTGCTCCCTACAATGAACCTAGATGCAGGACTTCAGATAGTGGACTGCGACATTGATACATTGAGCatgattgttgttgttcccaagtTCCAGTATTTTCAGATGTATGTTGACCACAAAGATACGTCATTTGGCAATATATTTGATGATATTAACATTGCCAATGTAGCTGGCAGTAGCATTCTAGCTGGCAGTAGCAATGCAGCTGGCAGTAGCAATGCACCACCAATGCCACAAAATCATGGACATGAGttgagaaggagtaggagaacaAATGTGGTTGAAGAGGCAGCACACAATACTTGTGATGGCAGTGACAAAACTGACAGTAGTGACAGTGAATGGGAGTCGGAGTGGGTAGATTCTGATAATGAACTTGCCAAGGATGATGATGGCCTTTTTAATGAATGGGCTGATATAGATTTTGGTAATAAAACAAAGAAAGGATCCAAAAGGGAGGTGGACAGTGACTATGATTCAGATGACTTTGAGGAGGAAAAAGATTCTGACAATGAAGAGGATGATTTTGCAGAAGAAGTGGAGGTAGTTGCGAAGTTTTCAACAAGTGAGTAACTCTAGAATATCATGTCCATATCCAGTAGTTGTAGCATATTCAGTAGCTTTAGCATTTAATTTCCAGTGCAATTTTAGCACTTGTAACTAGCGGTAACTATTACTACTTGTTTCATTTGCAATGTAGATACATACTTCATGCTAGGGAAATGCTTATTGTCACTTCTCTCAAGAAGATAAAAGACCAGCTAATGATTATATTCTATAGCAACAGCAATGATTGGTTTGTTTGGGGAATATGAAGTGGACATCAAGAAAATGGAGTGCTCATGAAGGGCCTGGAAGCTGTCAGGAATTCCATGTAGACATGCATGTGCATGTTTAAGACATGAGAGGATCAAGCCAGAAGATGTGGTCAACAAATGCTATAGCATTGAAGCATTCAAACTAGCTTATGGCCACGTCATAATGCCATGTAGTGACCCCAAAGTGTGGAAGAAAATGTATGGCCCTCCAATGAGACCACCCAAATTTGACAAGCAAGTAGGCAAGCctagcaaaaaaagaaagaaaaatccaCTAGAGGAAGATGTTGGGACAACGATGAGCAAGCATGGCATTGGGCATTGTGGTGTGTGCAATGAACCTGGGCACAATAGGAGAAAGTGTCCACGTCAGGGCAGAGGTCCACAAGCAACAGAAATATGAGTGGAAGAAGCGGCACAAATACAATGGAACAAGCAGCAGAAATACCAGTGGAACAAGCAGCAGAAATACCAGTGGAAGAAGCAGAAATAGTAGAGGTTCAGCCAGATCCAATTCAAGTTGTTTATgctaatgaagaagaagaagcacggaCCAGGAAGAAATTACCAGTTAAGAGGAGGACTAGTTCCAAGGTGACAAATTATAATTTCTCACAATTTTGCATGTGCCAGTTACTTGCTCTCACATTTTTCATTTATTTCCAGTATTACCACACATGGGAACAACTGCATCAAGTGTGGTGTCATCTACTGTTGACATTTCTAATTCTAGTGTGATTCACGTCCCGCAAGATCAAGTCAGTGTTGCAAATTAAATTATTTCATGATTTTAGTTTATTGTGGCATCTACTCCAGACATTTCCCACATTCTAATTCATTGTCTTTTGCAGGCTATAGCCACTCAACAATCTCAGGCTCCACTCCCAGGTCCTTTACCTGAGAACCAATTTATTGCAAGCTGCAGAGATGACCTGCCCCCTCCCTCTACAAGAACTACTGCCTCAACACTTGGGTTGAAAAGAAGAAAGGTGGTGCCAAAGACTAAGGAGAACATGGTCCCATAGGATTAGAGAACATATTTGAGAATTTTATTTTGCTATTGCAACTGTTGTTCAGTGCAACATCTGTCATTTGTATGTTGCTAAACTGAGAAGTTTATTTTGGTAGTGCAACTGTTGTTCAGTGCACATCTTTTGGTAGTGCAACATATGTATGGTCTATTGCAAGTTGTTGCTAAACTCCATTTGTGAAAGGGCATGTATGGTTGGTTTAACTTTGTGCTCAAAATCTCTTCCTAGTGCTCTCCATCTCCCTTTTTGGTTATAGCTGTTCCGGGTTTGTTTTGGTGTGTAAACTGAGCTGTGGGAGCAGGACCTGGGGACTCGGGAGtgagaaggcttggccttttaagGGTTCATTTGCAAACTTTCCCAACCGCCCCGATCTCCCACCAAACGCCCACTTTCGACGTGGCGCTGGTCAATGCTGGTCAAAGTCACTGGAGACGAGTTTACGACCTGCAGTGAACAGCTTTAGAAACGATTAGGACTAAGATGAACGTTTTCAAAGAATCGGGACTCAAGTGAGACTTGGGGGAAAGAATTGGGACCGCCCATGCATTTAACTCAATGGGAATTGTTGGTTATTTATAACTACAACCTTATTCTTCAGGCTTATTCTGGAACAAACGTGCTTCCTTACTTCACCACGACGAGATTACAACGTGTCGAGCATTATTGTTGGGAGTACTTTTATTTTTACGAAAAGTTTCAAGCACCTAATGGCATCTCCAACCTGGACACACTATTTGTCCATATACTGATCCAGACTGAAAGTCGGACATCCAACTTTGCCCTTAAATGTTTGCCCTGTTTTATTTGAGTCCGTGGCATTCAAAATAATAACATATCAAATCTTTGATGAGTAAAAATATTCAAATGTGAgacgcattcaaatgcaaatattacAATTCAGCTGAATTTTGAAACAAAATAGTAAAAAATTGAACTCAACTCGCACATATGTTCTACATGTCCCTTTAAACACCCACACATACTCAATCAAATTTTCTTAAATTGCTTATGATTTGCTGGATGTTGAATTGAACAAACTCATTAAAACATGGCTGGATTTTGGAAGTTGGATAAGATCACCCATGTTTCAAATTCTAGACCTCCGACGGTATCTTCACTCTTTCAAGGtcatattgtgcatgatcacacaacatGTCAACATCACCCACAAGGTCTCCAAAACTCATATTTTTGTAGGTCCCTGAACAACTACAAATGGGATTGGAGCCTTCAAATGCTCTCTCTACATAATCTCTATCTCCTTTCTTTGGAGGATAGATGTGTTAACCAGATATTGGTCCATGTTCTAGTCATGCCAATTGACAATACAATTGTAGGTAGGAGCTTGCCCTTTAGTCAACATAGTAAACAACGAAGATT
This genomic stretch from Hordeum vulgare subsp. vulgare chromosome 6H, MorexV3_pseudomolecules_assembly, whole genome shotgun sequence harbors:
- the LOC123403487 gene encoding outer envelope pore protein 37, chloroplastic, translated to MAAATATTSSSPSTPKNPNPFNLPPWLRCPLTFLCPPPSPPPPPPPPPPPPPPPPEPTVVAPAQRYRRPGLRVTTEYDSEEALFAHKVSCKLAGGLAKLRLSFQSDQQGHGEDPRQLFGAPVLSFVTKHFSAMYDVEGRNALLRGNASLPGGAVQLRASHDVKEQEGEVSVITRLGDPSYRLEISSLVPYNGLPRATLHFPIGQVSVEERTNEEDQKMLSVYGIAKTDFLDGILTAQYNENDLNLRYCYKDNELTLVPSVSLPSNAVSLDFKRRFGSSDKLSYHFNFDTDEWNAVYKHTIGKNYKMKAGYDSEVRVGWASIWAGQEEGKAKTAPMKMKVQLMLQVPQDNVRNPSLLFRVKKRWDL